The Eleginops maclovinus isolate JMC-PN-2008 ecotype Puerto Natales chromosome 3, JC_Emac_rtc_rv5, whole genome shotgun sequence genome includes a region encoding these proteins:
- the fbxo43 gene encoding F-box only protein 43 translates to MQCTPESKVYLESLKEQQCFDDCADSGYSGLFHSPHSISALHSCPALSPVEFSKRPKEKENIRLVVTPKQSSREAAELLAKDSRVKQRPSAVNWCETPKVYKRDASLRHRLLLSKPSTDNTRSPCTRRAESSIRVKSEHWLSVSLDSLDTVVGAFASSSLKPEQDLPLSSSKRRILFTQVRTSTLEDGKLNSGNLSSFEGRCSLTDADFNESISASDHSNIEACCFMKSLPASSKENSQSPVSHVAKNLYDSSSVLYTPSSLHTPKYIRSVCEDSGFSSLALDKSQDSSVDHDGSFLELLLSASRGSCETPNLAEAKRRSRLQRQHRLSTLREGGSQSEDEPAERKQDRLYSRSKDEVFADAATPFSALFAKHGDSVMSNSFTMAKQGDATPQRANAAKPENMTPANPDLRTTPVNLSLTPALQLVHAMCQQKAHMFLGQSPSLKEQLKSTAALAKTPVTFRTTMPLAGLIGRKMGLRKVDILSELKKRNLRHILALVLSHLTPQSINRCGQVCKKWNEIIQQDKRASFKRRSHLSEMEAALELGGAVHVPDADTRLTLIKRSALKTVQAQSRSFSFCTPQSANSTLTPAELRAFNSGSSQKREKFLEVAKTLFNDESLKPCPRCQNPARCHSVKREGVCSTADCAFQFCTACLCAFHGSRECGSQSVGRHKKDIILPGSAQSKRNVRRL, encoded by the exons atGCAGTGCACTCCTGAATCCAAAGTTTACCTGGAGAGTCTCAAAGAGCAGCAGTGCTTTGATGACTGCGCTGACAGCGGATACTCTGGTCTGTTCCACAGCCCGCATAGCATCTCTGCTTTGCATTCCTGTCCGGCTTTATCTCCAGTGGAATTCAGCAAAAggccaaaagaaaaagagaacatcCGCCTTGTGGTCACACCtaaacagagcagcagagaagcAGCTGAACTTTTGGCTAAAGACTCCAGAGTCAAACAGCGGCCTTCAGCAGTTAACTGGTGCGAAACTCCTAAAGTATACAAGAGAGACGCGTCGTTGCGACACAGACTCCTCCTGTCCAAGCCCTCCACTGACAACACAAGATCCCCATGCACCCGAAGGGCTGAATCTTCAATCAGAGTCAAGTCTGAACACTGGCTCAGTGTATCGCTGGACTCTCTGGACACTGTGGTGGGGGCTTTTGCATCAAGCAGTTTAAAACCAGAGCAGGATCTGCCACTATCTAGTAGTAAACGTCGTATCCTCTTCACCCAAGTGAGGACCTCCACTCTTGAAGATGGTAAACTCAACTCTGGTAACCTTTCTAGTTTTGAGGGAAGATGTTCACTCACAGATGCAGATTTCAATGAGAGCATTTCTGCCTCTGATCATAGTAATATTGAAGCTTGCTGCTTTATGAAATCACTGCCTGCTTCTTCTAAGGAAAACTCTCAATCACCAGTCAGCCATGTGGCAAAAAACCTATATGACAGCTCAAGTGTCTTGTACACCCCGTCATCCTTGCATACACCAAAATATATCAG GTCTGTGTGTGAAGACAGTGGTTTTAGTTCCCTGGCCCTTGATAAATCCCAAGACTCCTCGGTGGACCATGATGGCTCCttcctggagctgctgctgtcggcatccagaggaagctgtgaaACCCCCAATCTGGCTGAGGCAAAGCGGCGCTCCCGTCTACAGCGCCAGCACAGGCTCTCTACCCTTAGAGAAGGAGGCTCTCAGTCTGAGGATGAACCTGCGGAAAGAAAGCAAGACCGTCTTTACAGCCGTTCTAAAGATGAGGTGTTTGCTGACGCTGCTACCCCTTTCAGTGCACTTTTTGCTAAGCATGGTGATAGTGTTATGTCTAATAGTTTCACCATGGCAAAACAAGGTGATGCCACCCCACAAAGGGCAAATGCAGCCAAGCCAGAAAACATGACACCTGCTAATCCAGATCTGAGGACAACCCCAGTCAATCTGTCTCTGACTCCTGCTCTACAGCTGGTCCATGCTATGTGCCAACAGAAAGCACACATGTTTCTTGGCCAAAGTCCAAGTCTGAAGGAGCAGTTGAAGTCCACCGCAGCACTGGCTAAGACCCCGGTGACCTTCAGGACCACCATGCCTTTGGCAGGGCTCATCGGCAGGAAGATGGGCCTGAGGAAGGTGGACATACTCTCAGAGCTGAAGAAGAGGAACCTCAGGCACATCCTGGCCCTTGTCCTCAGCCACCTGACCCCGCAGAGCATTAACAG GTGTGGTCAGGTGTGCAAAAAATGGAATGAAATTATCCAACAAGACAAGAGGGCGAGTTTCAAGAGAAGAAGCCACCTCAGTGAAATGGAGGCGGCTCTTGAG TTGGGTGGGGCTGTCCATGTCCCTGATGCAGACACCAGACTCACTCTGATCAAGAGGTCGGCCCTCAAGACGGTTCAGGCCCAATCGAGGTCGTTCAGCTTCTGCACCCCCCAGTCTGCAAACAGCACTTTAACCCCTGCGGAGCTCAGAGCCTTCAATTCAGGCAGCAGCCAGAAACGGGAGAAATTTCTAGAA gtTGCCAAAACGCTCTTCAATGATGAGTCCCTGAAGCCATGCCCCCGCTGTCAGAACCCCGCTAGGTGCCACTCAGTGAAGCGGGAGGGGGTGTGCAGCACAGCAGACTGTGCCTTCCAGTTCTGCACCGCCTGCCTGTGTGCTTTCCACGGCTCCAGAGAGTGTGGCAGCCAGTCTGTAGGCCGCCACAAGAAGGACATCATTCTTCCAGGAAGTGCTCAAAGCAAGCGAAATGTTCGGAGGCTCTGA